TGCCACTTCAGGTAAAGCAAACTCTCCTACCTCTTCGTGGTTTCCATTAATCATTTCATCCAAATTCTCGTGATGATTCTGTCCATCGCCTCTAAATCCGTATCTAAAACCATCAGTTTTCATTTTATGACCGAATTTACCCGTTATAGTTGTAAGCAAACTAAACCCTTTGTATGAAAATTCATTCGTTAATGATGTTACGGTTGGTGCAATTCGACTTCCAGCATTCCACAATAGATCTGGGGCAAAAACTCCTGTACTACTTATATTGGTATTTGCGTCATAAACAGTACCATTTTTACCTATTACTGTAGGAATACCATTTTCATTTAAACCATTAGACTTATAGTACCACAATGGATACAGGGCATAACCTTCAACAAACTTTTTCGATCCTATATCACGAAGTAAGATATCAACCTCATTAACCTGAGTTACCTTATTCTTATTATAAGCAAAGTTTAGTATTGGTCTCCACTTTACTTCACCAATTTTAAAGTTACCATTCAAGTTAAGTTCAATTCCCTTATTTTCCATTGCAGCGCCATTAAAAAACTGAGATGGCGTACCATCCGTTGACGGCAAAGAAATTCTTGCTAGCAGATCCTCACTTTTCTTATTGTAAACTTCCAGGCTACCAAATACTTTATTGCCAAACATGGCAAAGTCAAGTGCAAGATTTAACTGCTTCACTTTTTCCCATCCCAAAGTTGGATTTCCTAATTCTATTAAGGAAGCATAGTCTACGCCTGCACCAGAATAGGGTGTACTACCTGGATTGAATTCCATTACAGGAACTCTTGCCGATTGAGAAGGAGAGTTACCATTCACTCCATAAGTTGTTCTCAATATTAATCGATCCAACCATTCATAATTAGCTAAGAAATCTTCTTTAGTAAGCTGCCAACTCGCTCCTACAGACCAAAATGGAGAATATCTAAATTTAGGGTCATCAACAACCAGATTTGAAGCATCAGTTCTAACACTACCGCTCAATGTATACTTGTCCTTAAAGGTATAGGCCATATTTGAATACAATGAGAAATTCTTCTGAGTTAAGAATTTTGTTTCTCCACCTCTAGATATATTAGTTGTTCTATAAGAAGGATAAAATGCCTGCGTTAAACCCGTATATTTATTTGGCACAACATTTCCGTAATTTCTAGGATTGTAGCCATACAACCAGTCATCTTTTGTTTCAAACTTATTCCAACTTATCTCAGTACCTGCAATGTAGTTGAAACTGTGATCCCCATAGGTCTTATTGAAAGAAAATTGATTTCTAAAAAGAAGAGAGCTCGTTTGAGTATTCTTAATATATGCAATTTGTCCTGTTGGAACCTGATGTTCAGTAATTGTATAAGGATTTCCTAAAGTCAGTTGGTCATAATCGGTAACTGCTGAGGCATTGATTAACTGTCTTGTAAACCATGAATCTTCACCATAAATATTTTTGGTATCTATTGTTCCTCTTTCATATTGAAAACTAGATTTAACATAAATTCCGTCGGCAATTTTAACATTCAAACCTCCATTAATTCTATGATTTAGAGTTTTTGTCTTAAAATTCTGAGACCTCATATTTTGTAATGGGTTATTCATAAAGCTATCATAAGCAAAACCATCAACATGAGTTAACAACTGATTCAGAACTTTCGTATTGTAAGTTCTTGGGCCATTGGAATTAATGTGTGCATAATTACCATCTTCATCTAATAAAGTTTCGTATGGTGACATTTCTTTAATACTTCCAAGGCCCACACCACCACTTTTCTGATTCTTGATTTGAGTCATTACGGCAATGTCAAAATCCAACCACTCTCGCACTTTCATGATATTTCTAAAGTTGATCAAGACATTGTCATCATGATCTTCTTTCATCACCTTATTGTTCTTGTTATACATTACAGAAAGTGAATACCTGTTTTTCTCTCCTTGTCCTCTTAAAGAGATATTATAATTCTGCGATGTAGCCTTACGAAGCATTAAATCTTTAACCTGCTTTTTGTAGTCTTTTTTCATTAAACTTTGTAAGGCTGGAGTATCTAAAGTAAAATTAGCCCAGCCTGTTCCTCCATTCGCCAAATGTGCCTTCTGCTGTTCTTCGAATTGATCATGACCAAAAGTCTGATTCAATCCAATGCTAGTAATACCTGTTGATACTTGACCATATCCTTGCTGCCATAACATCATCTCATACTTTAATTGAGATTCCGAGTTTGCAATAGGATTAGCATAAGCCAAATCCACATCATCACTAAACTTAGTATAAGCCTCTATATCAACCTGAATACCCTTTTTAGCATTTCCTTTTTTGGTAACAATAACAACTACTCCGTTGGCAGCTTTTGCCCCCCATATCGAAGCTGCTGCAGCATCTTTCAACACAGTGATTTTATCAATGTCATTTCTGTTGATTGTTTCAAAACCGCCATCAATTGCGAATCCATCAACAACAATTAATGGATTTGGTGATGCTTGAGTTAAAGAAGATTCTCCACGAATTGCAATTTTTGTATTACCATTTTCATCAACTGTAGTTTGAATACCAGCAACTAATGATTCCAAATTGTCTCCAATTGTTTCATTCGGGCTGTTACTTACATTTTCGCTGCTTAAAACAGAAAATGAACCTGTAGCTCTTTCCTTAGAAATAGTTTGGTAACCTGTAACAACTACCTCAGCCATTTGTTCGGTATCGGCAGTTAGCGTTACATTCTGTACGATTTGACCAGAAAAAACAACTTCCTGTGGCATCATTCCAACAAAAGAAAATACCAAAACTGCATTATCACTTTCCATTTCGATAGCGTAATTACCATCGATATCAGTAGCAACACCTGTGCTAGTACCTTTTACAACTACAGAAACACCAGGAAGAGGCACTCCTTCAGCATCAGTTACCTGACCTGTTAAAACCTTTTTCTCTTGTTCCGCTTCTTCAATTACCGAAGCTGGTAAAACTTCTGCTTTGTACACAACAATTACTTCATCTTGTACGATGTAAGTTAATCCTGTTCCTTCCAAAGCCTCATCCAACACCTCTTGAACATTCGAATCTTCAACATTCATGTTCACTCTCACATCGGGGTTAATTTCATATTCTTTGTACAAAATACCATAACCTGTTTCCTCTTTCAAGTGATCGAACACCTCTAAAAGAGTCGCATTGTTATAGTTGGCAACCGAAACTTCCTGAGTAAATCCGTTAGCCATAACGCTAAGGTTGCATACAAAAAATAGAATAATAAAATTCCTCATCATCCAATACCTTTTTAGCCACTTCCCTTGGTTAGCCGAGAAGAGGCAATTCCATTTTTTTTTCATAAATTTGAAATGAATTAGATTTAACATTGAATACCTCGTAAGTATTCATTAATTCCCCGAAAAATGTTGGCGCATTTTTCGGGTTTTTTATTGGGTTTTATTTAAAAAATTAAACATTCGTTTTCTCTTTATTTATAAGCACTACGTGCTGTAACAACTGTTCCGTGCACATCAAATTCTACATCGGAACCATATTCAAGTAAATTTAGAATGGTTGAAAAATCATCGAACCTTTTCATTTCACCGCTAAACTTTATCCTCATAACTTTCTGGTTCGTCGCAAAAAATTTCACTCCATACCATCTTTCTAACTTTCTCATGATACTCCCCAGCTCTTCATTGTCGAACTGAAACTTTCCATCTCTCCAACCAAAGTACTTATAAGCAGCTACTTCTCTGATTTCGCCTTTCACATCACCCTTATAATATTGGACCTGCATATTTGGTTTTATCATTGATGATTGAACCACACCGGCCTTATTTTTCAAATCAACTCCAACACTTCCTTCCAACAAAGTAGTTTGCACCTTAGCTTCATCGGGATATGCCATTACACTAAATTCAGTTCCATAAACCCTCACGTCCATATCATCTGTTTTTACAATAAATGGGTGCTTGGTATCTTTGGCAACTTTAAATATTGCATTTCCTTTTAAATGAACTACTCTCTGTTTTCCCACAAATTGATCGGTATATCGTAATTCAGAATCTGAATTCATCCAAACGGTAGATCCATCTGATAACTGAAGCTTGTATTCGCCTCCAATTGGAACAACTAACTTATGCCATTTGGCTTGCACATTTGCTAATTGGCTCGCATCATAGCTCAGTTTGTTATTCCTGTTCAGAACTTTACCGGCAATCAAAGTATCTCTTTCTTCCTCCAAATTTATTGTAGAACCATCCGCCAAAACCAAAGTTGCTTTATTGCTACCTGGTACAATTTGTTCAACAATTGCATCGCTATAATCCTCTGCTGTATTCATGGTCTGATACACCAACATTCCTCCAATAGCCAATGGTAGTACAATTGCTGCCGCATATTTCATAAAACTTAAGAACAGCTTGCGTTCTTTTGGCTTCTGCTCATCAATTTGTGATTCTATTTTCTGCCATGCATTTGCAGAATTAATATCATCGTACTTCAATTTCTTTTCATCTAATGCCAATTCAGCACTTAAACGCTTAATAATCTCTTTGTTTTCATCAGACTGATTCCCCCATTCATCAAGCTGCACTTGTTCTTTTTCAGACAGTAGGCCAGACTGTTTTCGATATAACAGTTCAGAGATTTTAATATATTCTTTGGTGTGATTCTCCATTTTCTTTTTCTGGTTTTCTATTAGTAATACACATGAGATTAAGGAAAGGACAGTGAGAAAGCAGAAAAAAATTACTTTTTTTCTGAAATTTATCTATACAGCTGTAATTTAAGGCTTAAATAAGGAAAGACAAAAGCTTCAAACTCCAAAAATCAAATCCCAAAGGAAAAAGTATAAAGGAGAAATCAAAAATGCAAAATCCCAAAAATCAAACCTCAAGGGAAATACGTTTAGCAGATCGTAATTCGTAATGATATACTCTCATTGGACTGTTAAACTATTAGACTTTATTACAAATCTAGAAGCTGTGCCAATATTGGTAGCAGGAAAATATGATCTTTCAGGCGAGCTCGAAGAATATCCAAAGCTCTGTTTTTGTGATATTTTACGGTGCTTGTACTTAAATTCAATTCTTCAGCGATTTGCAGATTTTGAACTCCATTCATACTCATCAAACAAACATTTTTAGTTTGTCCTTCCAGTTCATCAACTGCCTGAAGTAGCATTCGGTAGGTTTCTTCCTCAATCATCTGATTTTTGAAGAAGGACTCTGAAGATTTTAATTGAATTTCTTCCTGTTGATGTTGTTTGATTAATTTGTTTTTTCGGAAATGATTTAAAGCTCTGTTTCGAACACTAACATAAAGAAAAGCTTTAATTGTTGTAGGATTTTCAATGTTTTCTCTCTTTTCCCAAAGTTTTACAAAAACCTCTTGCACCAAATCTTCGGCAACATCAGATTCTTGCACGAAATTTTTAGCAAAAATCAACAGTCCCTTGTAAAAGGCATCAAATATTTGCTTAAAAACAGATCGATTTCCTTTCTTAAAAGATTCAAAATCTTTGGAAGTAATCATAGTGGTTTTCTGGGTTAATGGTCAGATCAAAGATATTTTATTTCTTCAAATTTCAAAAACAAAGAAGCCATCTATTATGTTCTTAGATACAAATCTGTATCTGGTATTTCTGATTATAGGCCTGTTAAGACTCTATTAAATTTTATTCTCAACCTATAAAATGATGCAGATATTATAATTTTATCATGAATACTTAAAACAATAACACATCCTTTTATTTGTAAAATATAAAAGAAGTTTTAAATTATTAACATCGGCTTATCTGTAATATCTTATGTAGCTTACTAATTACATATAAACAAAAACGCCTACTAAAAATACATATTCATCGCAAACTCCAACTCAAAATCGGGATGCATCGACAAATCAATGGTTTTCATTTTGGCAAGTGTTTCATCCAATTTATCGGCAAACTTTTCATTGCTTACATGCAAAACTGCTCCTGCTCCTGATGTATTGCCAACCAGTACAATTGGCACTGTATCATCATTTGGTATCAAGCCTATTTTAACAACATTATCAGGATTCATATAATTTCCAAAGCCGCCGGCTAGATAAACAGAATCCAACTGTTCATAAACAAGATCAGCTTCTTGCAACAACAATTTAACGCCAGTAAAAATGGCACTTTTTGCTAACTGTACTTCGCGAATATCTTTAGGGGTAATGCAAACAGAACAAGCAGAACCAGATTCTTCAGTTGATGCCAAAACAAAATCTTCATTCAAATTACCATCTGCTGTAATATGTCCTTCTTCCAGAAGAAAAGCCATAATATCGATTAATCCTGATCCACAAATACCTACTGGTGGTTTATTGCCTATTGTTTGATATCCTTTTTTATTGTACAAAGAAATGGCTCCTTCGAAAGCTCCCATTCCGTGTTCTATATTAGCACCTTCAAAAGCCGGCCCGGCCGCTGTGGCACATGCATAAATTTTATCGGGTGTAACAACAGCCATTTCGCCATTGGTACCAATATCCAAAAACAGATAATTTTTAATATTACCGGGAGGATTTAACGAAGCAATACCAGCAACAATATCGGCACCCACAAAAGCAGATGCTGACGGAAGCAAATAAACATCAATATCTTTATCAGCGATAATTCCGAGAACCGATGAAGATATTTTTTTAGCTTCGGTAAAAGGAGCACGAAAAGGCGCAAGCGCCATTGGCATTGGGTTTACGCCACTTAACAAATGTAACATGCAGGTATTGGCTGCCACCGATATTTTATTGATTATAAGAGATGACTTTTCTCTTGTAAAATTCCTGATCTCTTCATTTATAGCATCAACAATCAGCTTTTGCAAGTTATGTAAATTCTTCTGATCAGAGCAGTAATTAATTCTTGTAATTACATCAGCACCATATTGTACCTGCGGATTTTCTATTCCTCGAGTTTGTTCAATATTCCCCGATAATAAATTTAGCCAATAAAAAACAACACTGGTTGTGCCAATATCAATTGCCAAACCATATTCATTTATACTATTACTTTTCTGCTTATCAGTCTGCAACTCGTTTAAAAGTAAATTAGAACTTAAAACCTGTGCCTGATTAGAATTTTCGGGAATACGTACATGAATATCTTTTTTGGGATAGTAAGAACAGGCCAAAACTTCACCCTCTTCATCTACTTTAACTTTACACTTTCCACAGGTACCATTTCCTCCACAAGGCGAAGCCACTTGTATTTGCTCTGCTTGCAATATGCTTAACAAGCTCTCGCCTTTTTTATAATTTTTGGTACAAACTTTTCCTTGATAATATACATGTACAAGTGGCATTAGCAATGTTTTTTTGAATTACGATATATACAATTGGTACTATTACACGAATGACAAGCATGTTTCTGAAAGCGAACTTTTTCCCCAACACCTATAAAACCACTAATGGATTTTACAGGATTCATTAAACAAGATTCGCTTAATTGAATACCACAAAAATTATCAGGCAGTAAATCAAATAATTTTCTTTGTTCCATTACGTTCCAATCCATATACCCTGGACTGTATCGATTCGTTATGGTTAACCCTTTTAAAGCGCATTCTTCCTCTATTATAGCCTGCATCTTATCCATAGCCTTTTCTACAATCACCGAGCCTAACAAATCAACCAAATAAGCTTCAAGAATAAGTCCCTGAGAATTTAATTCCTGAATTCGCCTACTCACCAGATTACCTGCAGTGCAAGTAAAAATTGCAATATGTGTACTATTTGTATATTTTTTTATAATAGATTCACCAACTTCAAAAGCGTTAGCACCAATAATTACAGTACTTTTATTAATCGTAGCTGGCATAATTACATATCCACCTTCAATTAAAGAAAAAGAAAGACTGTTAACAATTTCATTTTCCAAAAATTTTGAGTAATCAGGCATACTATCATCTATGCGAGCCAATTCTTCCATTAGCTCAACAGTTATGTCCAGATCTTTTAACTGAAAATTAAAATGTTTTGATTTTGTCGTATTCACTTTTAATTATTAGGATTAATCTTTATTTACAAGTTAGATTTTATGCTGTAATTTTTAAACTTCTTTCTTAAATCTGTCACCATTAAATTATCTCCAAATGCGATTAATTCGCTTGGGCCAACATAATTATCCAACACCACAAATTCCATAGAGTCAAAAACCGAATGAACAGACATTACACGCCCATCATTTAAAGTAATATGTCCTTTAATACGAGGACATTGCCAATGTAATTCTTCAATAAAATTTCTTAATTGCTCTTCCGATATCTTTTCGTGAGTTCTCAACACACAGGCTTTCATATCTGGGCGACCTTCTGATTCTTGTCCCTTATAATCTTGTGCAGCTTTACTTTTTATTTTATCATTTACTGCAAGAGCTTTCCAATCTACTCTTCCATAACTTGTCCGAATTATTTCGGCATAAGGATTAAGTATTTTTAGCTCTTTACTAATTAATTTATCTGTATCAGATTTAATTAAATCTATTTTATTCAAAATAATTTTATCAGCTATCATTATCTGATGTTTGAAGCGCACCAATGAACTCAAGCCTTTAAAAAAATTAAGGCCATCAACTAGACTAATTATTTTATCAAGACTAACGATATTTTTAAGCTGATCGGTTTGAAGAAGTTCAATTATACTTATTGGGTCGGCCAATCCTGATGCTTCTAAAAAAATAAGTTCGGGCTGATAATCTTCAATTAAAGTCTTCATACTTTGCACAAAAGTATGAAGCTGACACACACAGAAGACAGAACCATTATTAATCTCGACCAATTTAAAACCATCACTTTTGTGCTTTAGTTCTTTACCATCGATACCCGAAGCTGCAAATTCATTTTGGATAACGGCAATTCTTTTTCTGGGAGACAACTCTTGCAATAAATTACTTAAAAGTGTAGTTTTCCCACTTCCTAGAAAGCCTGTAATTAGGTTAAATGCAAGCATTTTTTATATTTTGTGTCATATCACAATTTAATTGTTCTAAGACACAAAGTTCAGAAAAACAAAAATCAACACTCTTCTGTACCCTGTGCCTTTGAATGACTTAAGTTTATTAACCTGTGTTCCATTAAAACCATCTATCACAGAAACTCAGGTTATTATTTTTTTGCTAAATATTCTTCAATCTTAACTTCAATATCGCTAAGAGGAGGAATTTGTGAAGCAAATTCGACATTGCCATCTATTACAATAGTTGGAATAGCACGCACACCAAGAGTAGCCATCATTTGAACGCCCTCCTGATCTTTTATGCGATGTTCTTTATAAATTACCTTATCGCCAAAAGGCTCAGATGCACGAACCACCGCATTATACATGTACTGACAAGGTGCACATGATGAAGAATCTAAAGTCACTACATCAATCACCACTTTATCTTTGCTCCAGTGAGTCGATAAATCGAGTTTTTCAATTTCAACACTTGTAGCTTCCGAAGCGCGCAATTCCCCTTGCAGGACTTCATCATACACTAATTCGCCAACAGCCTGAAGATTCTTAACAGGAGTAGCCATTGCTAAATCGCAACCTGGTGCAAGAATAAACCCTTTCTTTCCTCCAATATCCATACATTCCAGGGCATCACGACGCGAAGCTTCCTCATCTCCCATTAACAATACAACGGTAAGTTTCATATTACCTCCAAAACTCACATTATGCTTTAAGGCCATATCACGAACAAAATCCAAAGGTATATTTTCATCGATAGAAATATTATCTGGCTTAGTCTGACACATTACCTCTATATTTTGCTGGGCATTACCACACACAAAAAACGAACTAAGAGCATCGGCTTCACGAATAAAATCATTTATTTCCGAAACATAAGGCTTTACAAATGTTTCAAAACTCATAGGATCAATCTGGCTGGTCATAGGATCAACAATAGCAATCACATCTGCTCCAGCTTCTATATAATTCCCTGCCATCATTTTGGCAACATCTGTTGCAAAACGCATTAACTTGTGAGTTCCTTCGGGATTCATCATCATATCCATAAAGATATCGGTACCCAGCAAATGAAGAGCCAAAGTAAAGGGTCCGGTAATAAGTCCATAAAGAGCCAAATCGGGATGCTGCTCTCTCAAACGCTGAGTTGCCTCCATTACCATAGGAATTCGAGCTTTACAAGAACATGGCACTTGCATATCTTCAAGCTTTACACCCTCTTTTAATGGATGCGACACGACTGCAGGTGGATTATCATCGGCCCAAGCCAATTTACAACCCAAGGCCTCGGCTTCTATTTGCAAATCGAAAGCAACCGGAATCCCATCAGGATTGTATAATTCAATTGCTTTATTAACACCATTAACAATATTATCGGCCGATTTTAAATATTTGGTAGCTGTCATCCCAAGCAATTCGCCAGCATGTGCTCCTACAAAAGGAACCCATGGAATACGCTCCACTTCTTCGAGACGCATTGCTTTTTTTATTAATTCAAATCCTTTCATGTTTACTATTTTTTACGAACTAGGCAACTGTTCTATTTAAAAATTCAACTGTACCTTGTGGATCAGGACTATAATTATCGGCTCCAATTCTTTCACAAAACTCCTGATTAACAGGTGCACCACCTACACAAACGGTAATATTATTATTATGCTCTTTTATTGTCTTGGTAATTTTTTCCATATTGTTCATGGTAGTAGTTAATAAGGCAGACAATCCAAGTATTGCTCCAGGATTTTGCTCTGCTGCTTCAATAAATGTTTCAGCTTTAACGTCAGTACCTAAATCAATTACTTCATAACCATTCCCTTCCACCATCATGGCAACAAGATTTTTTCCAATATCATGCAAATCTCCTTCTACGGTACCAATAATAAAGGTACCTTTCTGAGATCCTGGATTACTAGCAAAATGTGGTTTTAGATGAACCATTGCGGCATCCATAGCTTTCGCCGACATTAGTACCTGAGGCACAAACACTTTATTTTCACGAAATTTTACACCTACTTTTTCCATACCTACAATTAAAGCTTTTTGCAGAACATCATCAGCAGATACTCCCTTATTAAGCAATTGCTCTGTAAGCTCTCCTGCACCTTCCTGATCTTTCATATTAGGTGGATATGGTGATTGTTTGTTTATTTTACCAAATTCAATACAGTATGCTAGTTGTTCAAATAACTCTTCCATTTTCCTTTTATTTAGTTGACTCAAATACTTTTGTAAAAATACTTCCAATACATTTTATTACTTCATACAATTATGTCCTCTTTTTAAACAAAACCGACTTATTTATTTATTAGTGCTTTATTATCGGCCTTTTAAGAACATACATTTGAAATATTTACGTTATTATCGCTTTTGTGCGAGTATTAAATCAATAAATGCAACAATGTTTTCAATAGGAGTATCTCCTTCTGTCGCATGCGAGGGGCAAAAGATATAACTTCCTTCTTTACCTAATTCCAGTAAGTGTTTTGTTTCTTTCACAACATCTTCGACACTTCCATAAGGCAATGTTTTTTGAGTTGAAAGACCACCATGAAATGTTACTTTTCCTCTGTAAGTAGAAAGCAATTCGTCCACATCGAGTACTTCTGGCTGAAATGGATTGATACTGTCAACACCAGCTTCAATCAATTCGGGTATGATCTCTGCTATATCACCACACGAATGAATTAACTGATACTTCCCATAAGATTTGGTATTGGCATACATACGTTTTAATTCGGGATAAATAAATTCCATCCAAACTTCTTTTCCCATTAACAATTTCTTTTGCGAACCCCAGTCGTCTCCAAAATAAATTCCATCAACCTCGGGATAGCGTTCGCAAACATTTTTAATTACAGCAATATTAAAATCAGCAATTTTACGCATT
This genomic interval from uncultured Marinifilum sp. contains the following:
- a CDS encoding SusC/RagA family TonB-linked outer membrane protein, yielding MANGFTQEVSVANYNNATLLEVFDHLKEETGYGILYKEYEINPDVRVNMNVEDSNVQEVLDEALEGTGLTYIVQDEVIVVYKAEVLPASVIEEAEQEKKVLTGQVTDAEGVPLPGVSVVVKGTSTGVATDIDGNYAIEMESDNAVLVFSFVGMMPQEVVFSGQIVQNVTLTADTEQMAEVVVTGYQTISKERATGSFSVLSSENVSNSPNETIGDNLESLVAGIQTTVDENGNTKIAIRGESSLTQASPNPLIVVDGFAIDGGFETINRNDIDKITVLKDAAAASIWGAKAANGVVVIVTKKGNAKKGIQVDIEAYTKFSDDVDLAYANPIANSESQLKYEMMLWQQGYGQVSTGITSIGLNQTFGHDQFEEQQKAHLANGGTGWANFTLDTPALQSLMKKDYKKQVKDLMLRKATSQNYNISLRGQGEKNRYSLSVMYNKNNKVMKEDHDDNVLINFRNIMKVREWLDFDIAVMTQIKNQKSGGVGLGSIKEMSPYETLLDEDGNYAHINSNGPRTYNTKVLNQLLTHVDGFAYDSFMNNPLQNMRSQNFKTKTLNHRINGGLNVKIADGIYVKSSFQYERGTIDTKNIYGEDSWFTRQLINASAVTDYDQLTLGNPYTITEHQVPTGQIAYIKNTQTSSLLFRNQFSFNKTYGDHSFNYIAGTEISWNKFETKDDWLYGYNPRNYGNVVPNKYTGLTQAFYPSYRTTNISRGGETKFLTQKNFSLYSNMAYTFKDKYTLSGSVRTDASNLVVDDPKFRYSPFWSVGASWQLTKEDFLANYEWLDRLILRTTYGVNGNSPSQSARVPVMEFNPGSTPYSGAGVDYASLIELGNPTLGWEKVKQLNLALDFAMFGNKVFGSLEVYNKKSEDLLARISLPSTDGTPSQFFNGAAMENKGIELNLNGNFKIGEVKWRPILNFAYNKNKVTQVNEVDILLRDIGSKKFVEGYALYPLWYYKSNGLNENGIPTVIGKNGTVYDANTNISSTGVFAPDLLWNAGSRIAPTVTSLTNEFSYKGFSLLTTITGKFGHKMKTDGFRYGFRGDGQNHHENLDEMINGNHEEVGEFALPEVAVPNYVSYGPTSNYLQSRIEDASFIRFKEVMLSYRMPKSIVSKMGCSGLKLYAHVSNVGLLWTANDKDIDPDYPKNGYFFKPERTYTLGLNLKF
- a CDS encoding FecR family protein, which translates into the protein MENHTKEYIKISELLYRKQSGLLSEKEQVQLDEWGNQSDENKEIIKRLSAELALDEKKLKYDDINSANAWQKIESQIDEQKPKERKLFLSFMKYAAAIVLPLAIGGMLVYQTMNTAEDYSDAIVEQIVPGSNKATLVLADGSTINLEEERDTLIAGKVLNRNNKLSYDASQLANVQAKWHKLVVPIGGEYKLQLSDGSTVWMNSDSELRYTDQFVGKQRVVHLKGNAIFKVAKDTKHPFIVKTDDMDVRVYGTEFSVMAYPDEAKVQTTLLEGSVGVDLKNKAGVVQSSMIKPNMQVQYYKGDVKGEIREVAAYKYFGWRDGKFQFDNEELGSIMRKLERWYGVKFFATNQKVMRIKFSGEMKRFDDFSTILNLLEYGSDVEFDVHGTVVTARSAYK
- a CDS encoding RNA polymerase sigma-70 factor gives rise to the protein MITSKDFESFKKGNRSVFKQIFDAFYKGLLIFAKNFVQESDVAEDLVQEVFVKLWEKRENIENPTTIKAFLYVSVRNRALNHFRKNKLIKQHQQEEIQLKSSESFFKNQMIEEETYRMLLQAVDELEGQTKNVCLMSMNGVQNLQIAEELNLSTSTVKYHKNRALDILRARLKDHIFLLPILAQLLDL
- a CDS encoding ASKHA domain-containing protein, which encodes MPLVHVYYQGKVCTKNYKKGESLLSILQAEQIQVASPCGGNGTCGKCKVKVDEEGEVLACSYYPKKDIHVRIPENSNQAQVLSSNLLLNELQTDKQKSNSINEYGLAIDIGTTSVVFYWLNLLSGNIEQTRGIENPQVQYGADVITRINYCSDQKNLHNLQKLIVDAINEEIRNFTREKSSLIINKISVAANTCMLHLLSGVNPMPMALAPFRAPFTEAKKISSSVLGIIADKDIDVYLLPSASAFVGADIVAGIASLNPPGNIKNYLFLDIGTNGEMAVVTPDKIYACATAAGPAFEGANIEHGMGAFEGAISLYNKKGYQTIGNKPPVGICGSGLIDIMAFLLEEGHITADGNLNEDFVLASTEESGSACSVCITPKDIREVQLAKSAIFTGVKLLLQEADLVYEQLDSVYLAGGFGNYMNPDNVVKIGLIPNDDTVPIVLVGNTSGAGAVLHVSNEKFADKLDETLAKMKTIDLSMHPDFELEFAMNMYF
- a CDS encoding vitamin B12 dependent-methionine synthase activation domain-containing protein, which encodes MNTTKSKHFNFQLKDLDITVELMEELARIDDSMPDYSKFLENEIVNSLSFSLIEGGYVIMPATINKSTVIIGANAFEVGESIIKKYTNSTHIAIFTCTAGNLVSRRIQELNSQGLILEAYLVDLLGSVIVEKAMDKMQAIIEEECALKGLTITNRYSPGYMDWNVMEQRKLFDLLPDNFCGIQLSESCLMNPVKSISGFIGVGEKVRFQKHACHSCNSTNCIYRNSKKHC
- a CDS encoding GTP-binding protein, producing MLAFNLITGFLGSGKTTLLSNLLQELSPRKRIAVIQNEFAASGIDGKELKHKSDGFKLVEINNGSVFCVCQLHTFVQSMKTLIEDYQPELIFLEASGLADPISIIELLQTDQLKNIVSLDKIISLVDGLNFFKGLSSLVRFKHQIMIADKIILNKIDLIKSDTDKLISKELKILNPYAEIIRTSYGRVDWKALAVNDKIKSKAAQDYKGQESEGRPDMKACVLRTHEKISEEQLRNFIEELHWQCPRIKGHITLNDGRVMSVHSVFDSMEFVVLDNYVGPSELIAFGDNLMVTDLRKKFKNYSIKSNL
- a CDS encoding uroporphyrinogen decarboxylase family protein, which produces MKGFELIKKAMRLEEVERIPWVPFVGAHAGELLGMTATKYLKSADNIVNGVNKAIELYNPDGIPVAFDLQIEAEALGCKLAWADDNPPAVVSHPLKEGVKLEDMQVPCSCKARIPMVMEATQRLREQHPDLALYGLITGPFTLALHLLGTDIFMDMMMNPEGTHKLMRFATDVAKMMAGNYIEAGADVIAIVDPMTSQIDPMSFETFVKPYVSEINDFIREADALSSFFVCGNAQQNIEVMCQTKPDNISIDENIPLDFVRDMALKHNVSFGGNMKLTVVLLMGDEEASRRDALECMDIGGKKGFILAPGCDLAMATPVKNLQAVGELVYDEVLQGELRASEATSVEIEKLDLSTHWSKDKVVIDVVTLDSSSCAPCQYMYNAVVRASEPFGDKVIYKEHRIKDQEGVQMMATLGVRAIPTIVIDGNVEFASQIPPLSDIEVKIEEYLAKK
- a CDS encoding corrinoid protein, translated to MEELFEQLAYCIEFGKINKQSPYPPNMKDQEGAGELTEQLLNKGVSADDVLQKALIVGMEKVGVKFRENKVFVPQVLMSAKAMDAAMVHLKPHFASNPGSQKGTFIIGTVEGDLHDIGKNLVAMMVEGNGYEVIDLGTDVKAETFIEAAEQNPGAILGLSALLTTTMNNMEKITKTIKEHNNNITVCVGGAPVNQEFCERIGADNYSPDPQGTVEFLNRTVA